In Streptomyces sp. NBC_01439, the following are encoded in one genomic region:
- a CDS encoding ricin-type beta-trefoil lectin domain protein, whose protein sequence is MPPRLRATLPCLTAAALFALALSPAPAAAEPRATSDTPLALTPPMGWNNWAHYMCDIDEAKVVANADALVSTGLAAKGYDTVTVDDCWMTKSRDAQGSLVVDTKKFPHGMAWLGEHLHAKGLKFGIYQDAGSLTCEKYPGSGAPQGGGADHYAQDARQFASWKVDYVKMDGCNLWVPEGATKEEAYRDAYSAVAKALRDSGRDMVLSASAPAYFQQGEWGGSDWHKVLGWVGETGQLWREGKDIKVYNPAAPATSRWSAVLGNYGYNRWLGRYAGPGNWNDPDFLIAGAPGLTAAESRSQVALWAMMASPFILSSDVSKLTPAGLAALGNTRMIQLDQDPMGRQGSVVSSNATFEILVRPLANGDRAVAVLNRSAATRDINVPLDEIGLTACTVGADAQDLWTGTRRTVSAALTGKVAGHDTGVWRLTPRGCAEAVPTGQVVGDGARCADGANTTGVGAVVMAACTGAPDQRWTVGKDATLRLAGECLSAGEDRIVELADCANRPQEQPGQSWSQRRDGALVEEVSGMCLTAPAAAAPAERLRLTDCGDHRVDQAWALPV, encoded by the coding sequence GTGCCGCCTCGCCTGCGTGCAACGCTCCCCTGCCTGACCGCGGCCGCCCTGTTCGCCCTCGCGCTCTCCCCCGCCCCGGCGGCGGCCGAGCCCCGGGCGACCTCGGACACCCCGCTCGCGCTCACCCCTCCCATGGGCTGGAACAACTGGGCGCACTACATGTGCGACATCGACGAAGCCAAGGTGGTGGCCAACGCCGACGCGCTCGTGTCCACCGGGCTCGCCGCCAAGGGCTACGACACGGTGACCGTCGACGACTGCTGGATGACCAAGAGCCGCGACGCGCAGGGCAGTCTGGTCGTCGACACGAAGAAGTTCCCGCACGGCATGGCCTGGCTCGGCGAACATCTGCACGCCAAGGGCCTGAAGTTCGGCATCTACCAGGACGCGGGCTCCCTCACCTGCGAGAAGTACCCGGGCAGCGGTGCCCCCCAGGGCGGCGGCGCGGACCACTACGCGCAGGACGCCCGCCAGTTCGCCTCCTGGAAGGTGGACTACGTCAAGATGGACGGCTGCAACCTCTGGGTCCCGGAGGGCGCGACCAAGGAGGAGGCCTACCGCGACGCCTACAGCGCCGTCGCGAAGGCCCTGCGGGACAGCGGTCGGGACATGGTCCTGTCGGCCTCGGCGCCCGCCTACTTCCAGCAGGGCGAGTGGGGCGGCTCCGACTGGCACAAGGTCCTCGGCTGGGTCGGCGAGACCGGCCAGCTGTGGCGCGAGGGCAAGGACATCAAGGTCTACAACCCGGCCGCACCCGCCACCTCGCGGTGGAGCGCGGTGCTGGGCAACTACGGCTACAACCGCTGGCTCGGCCGGTACGCGGGCCCCGGCAACTGGAACGACCCCGACTTCCTGATCGCCGGCGCCCCCGGGCTCACGGCCGCCGAGAGCCGCAGCCAGGTCGCCCTGTGGGCCATGATGGCCTCCCCCTTCATCCTCTCCTCCGACGTCTCGAAGCTGACCCCGGCGGGCCTGGCGGCCCTCGGCAACACCCGGATGATCCAGCTGGACCAGGACCCGATGGGCCGTCAGGGCTCCGTGGTCTCCTCCAACGCCACCTTCGAGATCCTGGTGCGACCGCTCGCCAACGGCGACCGCGCGGTCGCCGTGCTCAACCGCTCCGCCGCCACCCGGGACATCAACGTGCCGCTCGACGAGATCGGCCTGACCGCCTGCACCGTCGGCGCCGACGCCCAGGACCTGTGGACCGGTACGCGCCGCACGGTCTCCGCAGCGCTGACCGGGAAGGTGGCGGGACACGACACCGGCGTCTGGCGGCTCACCCCGCGCGGCTGCGCCGAGGCCGTGCCGACCGGGCAGGTCGTCGGTGACGGCGCCCGGTGTGCCGACGGCGCCAACACCACTGGCGTCGGCGCCGTGGTGATGGCCGCCTGCACCGGAGCCCCCGACCAGCGCTGGACCGTGGGCAAGGACGCGACCCTGCGGCTGGCCGGCGAGTGCCTGTCGGCGGGTGAGGACCGCATCGTGGAACTGGCCGACTGTGCGAACCGTCCGCAGGAGCAGCCCGGACAGAGCTGGTCGCAGCGCCGCGACGGAGCCCTCGTGGAGGAGGTCAGCGGGATGTGCCTGACGGCTCCCGCGGCCGCCGCCCCGGCCGAGCGGCTGCGGCTGACCGACTGCGGCGACCACCGGGTCGACCAGGCCTGGGCCCTGCCGGTCTGA
- a CDS encoding AraC family transcriptional regulator — protein sequence MRSPGTDGTVSVHLARFVVDALHRSGVRPGRVARLPDLGPEVLDNDLARVSTASALAVWEQLTLAEPGTAIGALITAEAPIGTFGLWDYLVTTGPTLRETLKQAVEYNAVIGDAAQEKLLVEEDGRSFTIRHATGSWGPDVVEAIDFFALGVFLTRARAATGRPVVPLRVSVTHGASGRFRRLTEFFGTTRIDFGAAYNSITFHDNDVRAPLPKAQPGLDRILAQHAALTIASAQPALLWQDRFRMVLDSAFREDSVSLEQVAQRLAMSPRTLQRRLGEHGTTWREEVEAVRQEHTMELLRATDLPLRSVAARVGYSDMRALRRAVRRWEGRAPRDIRNEAGVAAAPMGADAGK from the coding sequence ATGCGCTCTCCCGGCACCGACGGCACCGTCTCCGTCCACCTCGCGCGGTTCGTCGTCGACGCCTTGCACCGCTCGGGCGTGCGCCCGGGCAGGGTCGCCCGATTACCCGACCTCGGACCCGAGGTGCTGGACAACGATCTGGCCCGGGTCTCGACCGCGTCGGCGCTGGCCGTGTGGGAGCAGCTGACGCTCGCGGAGCCGGGTACGGCCATCGGCGCGCTGATCACCGCCGAGGCCCCGATCGGTACGTTCGGCCTGTGGGACTACCTGGTGACCACCGGGCCCACCCTTCGGGAAACCCTGAAGCAGGCGGTGGAGTACAACGCCGTCATCGGTGACGCGGCCCAGGAGAAGCTGCTCGTCGAGGAGGACGGTCGGTCCTTCACCATCCGTCATGCGACCGGTAGTTGGGGCCCCGATGTGGTGGAGGCGATCGACTTCTTCGCCCTGGGCGTGTTCCTGACCCGGGCCCGGGCCGCCACCGGTCGGCCCGTCGTCCCGCTGCGCGTCTCCGTGACGCACGGCGCGTCCGGCCGCTTCCGGCGGCTGACGGAGTTCTTCGGGACCACCCGCATCGACTTCGGCGCCGCGTACAACTCGATCACCTTCCACGACAACGACGTGCGCGCGCCGCTGCCCAAGGCGCAGCCGGGGCTGGACCGCATCCTGGCCCAGCATGCGGCACTGACGATCGCGTCCGCACAGCCGGCCCTGCTCTGGCAGGACCGCTTCCGGATGGTCCTCGACTCCGCCTTCCGGGAGGACTCGGTGAGTCTGGAGCAGGTGGCGCAGCGGCTGGCGATGAGCCCGCGCACCCTCCAGCGGCGCCTGGGCGAGCACGGCACGACCTGGCGCGAGGAGGTCGAGGCCGTGCGCCAGGAGCACACCATGGAACTCCTGCGCGCCACCGATCTACCGCTCCGCTCGGTCGCGGCCCGGGTCGGTTACAGCGACATGCGCGCGCTGCGCCGGGCGGTGCGCCGCTGGGAGGGGCGGGCTCCTCGCGACATCCGCAACGAAGCGGGCGTCGCGGCGGCGCCGATGGGCGCCGACGCGGGCAAGTGA
- a CDS encoding TetR/AcrR family transcriptional regulator translates to MPRRSAALDRATPEVIAVAALRILDEQGPDHLSFRSLADRLEVSHATVQRRCTDLAGLLDLCTEHLAGQLPEIPAGTDWARATEERFRALYLLLVAHPGLLALRGSRPWLGRQLLARLVEPALADSVAAGMTAAEAMTVYRRMYLLTLGSAAFVDHRDPAAATAASRAALAALDPEEFPVLAGGLPDVLPALTDHEVYYGALRQLIEAARPIRPARPATRT, encoded by the coding sequence ATGCCGCGAAGATCAGCCGCCCTGGACCGCGCGACCCCGGAGGTCATCGCCGTCGCCGCCCTGCGGATCCTCGACGAGCAAGGGCCCGACCACCTGAGCTTCCGCAGCCTCGCCGACCGGCTGGAGGTCTCCCACGCCACCGTGCAGCGCCGCTGCACCGACCTCGCCGGCCTGCTCGACCTGTGCACCGAGCACCTCGCCGGGCAGCTCCCCGAGATCCCCGCCGGCACGGACTGGGCGCGGGCCACCGAAGAGCGGTTCCGCGCCCTGTACCTGCTGCTCGTCGCCCACCCCGGACTGCTGGCGCTGCGCGGCAGCCGGCCCTGGCTGGGGCGGCAGCTGCTGGCCCGGCTCGTCGAGCCCGCCCTCGCCGACAGCGTGGCCGCCGGGATGACCGCCGCCGAGGCGATGACCGTCTACCGCCGCATGTACCTGCTCACCCTGGGCAGCGCGGCCTTCGTCGACCACCGGGATCCGGCCGCGGCCACCGCCGCCTCGCGGGCGGCCCTGGCCGCACTGGATCCCGAGGAGTTCCCCGTGCTCGCCGGTGGACTGCCCGACGTACTGCCCGCCCTGACGGACCACGAGGTCTACTACGGGGCCCTGCGCCAGTTGATCGAAGCCGCCCGGCCGATTCGGCCCGCCCGGCCCGCCACCCGCACCTGA
- a CDS encoding ABC transporter substrate-binding protein yields the protein MTRSNPTRIAVALLATGTLLSTAACGLNGGAADAKEAQRTGRVAGEITFRTLQLKPTFTSYVQGVIDAFEKRYPDVKVTWEDVPGDGYNEKLVADAQAGALPDVVNLSTDSFQLLGDRGMLADVAALDGASAKEYVPGAWEQFKLPGRGDSVYAYPWYVTPEILTYNRELFEKAGLDPAAPPTGVEQFFDYAERIAASSGGRYSAFMADPKGRLPGDWQKMGVPILSEKRDRFTFDTDQAVRWVERMKDLYAKGAMPKESLLTSADINQLYGGGKLVFGPGSPGFVKDIKQNAPQIYAKTQVAGAVTGTLGHIGIYAQSLGIRKDTKHVDAAAEFAKWVTNGPNQVEFSRKATIYPSNARGLADPFFSDKGDGKDAETLARAVGAEQLKSAALDANTPVQWTNQVGDAVVREVQKAIKGEQAPRTAVQKAQEAANELLAAAAAK from the coding sequence ATGACCCGTTCGAACCCGACCCGTATCGCTGTCGCCCTGTTAGCGACGGGGACCCTCCTCTCCACCGCCGCGTGCGGCCTGAACGGCGGGGCCGCCGACGCGAAGGAGGCGCAGCGGACGGGCCGGGTGGCCGGTGAGATCACCTTCCGGACCCTCCAGCTGAAGCCCACCTTCACGTCCTACGTCCAGGGGGTCATCGACGCCTTCGAAAAGCGCTACCCCGACGTCAAGGTCACGTGGGAGGACGTCCCCGGCGACGGCTACAACGAGAAGCTCGTCGCCGACGCCCAGGCCGGAGCCCTCCCCGACGTGGTCAACCTCTCCACCGACTCCTTCCAGCTCCTCGGTGACCGGGGCATGCTCGCCGACGTGGCAGCCCTCGACGGCGCGTCGGCGAAGGAGTACGTGCCGGGAGCCTGGGAGCAGTTCAAGCTGCCCGGCAGGGGCGACAGCGTGTACGCCTACCCCTGGTACGTCACCCCGGAGATCCTCACTTACAACAGAGAGCTCTTCGAGAAGGCCGGTCTGGATCCGGCCGCGCCTCCGACCGGTGTGGAGCAGTTCTTCGACTACGCCGAGCGGATCGCGGCCTCGTCCGGCGGCCGGTACTCGGCCTTCATGGCCGACCCGAAGGGCCGACTGCCCGGGGACTGGCAGAAGATGGGCGTCCCGATCCTCAGCGAGAAGCGGGACCGCTTCACCTTCGACACGGACCAGGCCGTCCGGTGGGTGGAGCGGATGAAGGACCTCTACGCCAAGGGTGCCATGCCCAAGGAGTCCCTCCTCACGTCGGCCGACATCAACCAGCTCTACGGCGGCGGCAAGCTCGTCTTCGGCCCGGGATCCCCGGGCTTCGTCAAGGACATCAAGCAGAACGCCCCGCAGATCTACGCCAAGACCCAGGTCGCCGGGGCCGTCACCGGCACGCTCGGTCACATCGGCATCTACGCCCAGTCGCTCGGCATCAGGAAGGACACCAAGCACGTGGACGCGGCGGCCGAGTTCGCCAAGTGGGTCACCAACGGCCCCAACCAGGTGGAGTTCTCCAGGAAGGCCACCATCTACCCGTCCAACGCCCGGGGACTCGCCGACCCGTTCTTCTCCGACAAGGGCGACGGCAAGGACGCGGAGACCCTCGCCCGCGCGGTCGGCGCCGAGCAGCTGAAGAGCGCCGCGCTCGACGCCAACACCCCCGTCCAGTGGACCAATCAGGTCGGCGACGCCGTCGTGCGCGAGGTGCAGAAGGCGATCAAGGGCGAACAGGCCCCCCGGACCGCCGTGCAGAAGGCGCAGGAAGCGGCGAACGAGCTCCTCGCCGCTGCGGCCGCGAAGTGA
- a CDS encoding serine/threonine dehydratase produces MHAATAQQLDHAAVRAAADRIAGGIRPVTVAPAAGAGVWYALEYLQHTGSFKARGARNFLAAHHEAGALPAAGVTIASGGNAGLACAWAARALSVPATVFLPANAPRVKVERLRGYGAEVRLVGDRYADALAACEEFATESGALSSHAYDHPLIAAGAGTLLEEIRAALPGLDAVVVAVGGGGLFAGVATAAREHGVRVVAVEPENCRALNAALAAGRVVDVAVESVAADSLGATRVSADALAAAQQGNVTSVLVSDTEITAARRALWEEHRIVVETGAATAAAALRGAPQPLGERVAVILCGANTDPRDLVIPGA; encoded by the coding sequence GTGCACGCAGCAACGGCCCAGCAGCTCGACCACGCCGCCGTCCGCGCCGCCGCCGACCGCATCGCGGGCGGCATACGCCCCGTTACGGTGGCGCCCGCGGCCGGAGCGGGGGTCTGGTACGCGCTGGAGTACCTCCAGCACACCGGCTCCTTCAAGGCGCGCGGTGCGCGCAACTTCCTCGCCGCCCACCACGAGGCCGGCGCCCTCCCGGCCGCCGGAGTCACCATCGCCTCCGGCGGCAACGCCGGGCTCGCCTGCGCCTGGGCCGCCCGCGCGCTGTCCGTGCCCGCGACCGTGTTCCTGCCCGCCAACGCCCCGCGGGTGAAGGTGGAACGGCTGCGCGGGTACGGGGCCGAGGTGCGGCTCGTCGGCGACCGCTACGCCGACGCGCTGGCCGCCTGCGAGGAGTTCGCCACCGAGAGCGGGGCGCTGAGCAGCCACGCCTACGACCACCCGCTCATCGCGGCGGGCGCCGGCACGCTGCTGGAGGAGATCCGGGCCGCCCTGCCCGGGCTGGACGCGGTGGTGGTCGCGGTCGGTGGCGGCGGACTGTTCGCCGGGGTGGCCACGGCCGCGCGCGAACACGGCGTACGGGTCGTCGCGGTCGAGCCGGAGAACTGCCGGGCGCTGAACGCGGCCCTGGCGGCGGGCCGGGTCGTGGACGTGGCCGTGGAATCCGTCGCCGCCGATTCGCTGGGGGCCACCCGGGTCTCGGCGGACGCGCTGGCCGCCGCGCAGCAGGGGAACGTGACGTCGGTCCTCGTGTCCGACACGGAGATCACGGCCGCCCGGCGCGCGCTCTGGGAGGAGCACCGGATCGTGGTCGAGACGGGCGCGGCCACCGCCGCGGCGGCGCTGCGCGGCGCGCCGCAGCCCCTGGGCGAGCGGGTCGCCGTCATCCTCTGCGGCGCCAACACGGACCCCCGGGACCTGGTGATCCCCGGGGCCTGA
- a CDS encoding universal stress protein: MSEHTIEPLIVVGVDGSDHSKEALRWAVAQAAATGARVHAVMAWEWNRNPFAIGPMAAETADAEAVTAEEAARRKLADTVAATVGTSPGVPVFRRVEQGSPAQVLVDASKEADLTVVGTRGYGGFKGALLGSVSQQVVQYSASTVVIVREGADEND; the protein is encoded by the coding sequence GTGAGTGAGCACACCATCGAGCCGCTGATCGTCGTCGGCGTGGACGGGTCGGACCATTCCAAGGAGGCGCTGCGCTGGGCGGTCGCGCAGGCCGCGGCGACGGGCGCCCGGGTGCACGCCGTCATGGCCTGGGAGTGGAACCGCAATCCGTTCGCCATCGGCCCGATGGCCGCCGAGACGGCCGATGCGGAGGCGGTGACGGCCGAGGAGGCCGCCCGCCGGAAGCTGGCGGACACGGTCGCCGCGACCGTCGGCACCTCGCCCGGTGTCCCGGTGTTCCGGCGCGTCGAGCAGGGCTCCCCGGCGCAGGTCCTGGTCGACGCCTCGAAGGAGGCGGACCTGACGGTGGTCGGCACCCGCGGGTACGGGGGTTTCAAGGGCGCACTCCTGGGGTCGGTGAGCCAGCAGGTCGTCCAGTACTCCGCCAGCACGGTCGTGATCGTCCGCGAGGGCGCGGACGAGAACGACTGA
- a CDS encoding carbohydrate ABC transporter permease, which yields METETGLPHRSGWTPYLFLAPGLAMVALFSLWPFANTVVLSLTDAQILRGGSFVGLDNYRRALADPDFWVATGNSVLYLVVVVPCLVLLPLALAVLVRAKVPGIGFFRSAFYTPVIASAVVVGLIWQWVLRSDGLVNTVFQRLHLVSEPVPFLTDSSMLLVSAMIVTVWKGLGYYMVFYLAALGNVSATLHEAAAIDGAGPVRRFFSITVPQVKPMMLLVGTLSAISALRVFTEIYILGGESGGPGGGARTLPFLIRQVGLGFSGETGYACAISILLFLLTLGFSLLGRRLSKGDER from the coding sequence ATGGAGACCGAGACCGGACTGCCCCACCGCAGTGGGTGGACCCCCTACCTGTTCCTCGCACCGGGCCTTGCGATGGTGGCGCTGTTCAGCCTCTGGCCGTTCGCCAACACCGTCGTCCTCTCCCTCACCGACGCCCAGATCCTGCGCGGCGGCAGCTTCGTCGGCCTCGACAACTACCGGCGCGCCCTGGCCGACCCCGACTTCTGGGTCGCGACCGGCAACAGCGTGCTGTACCTCGTGGTCGTCGTCCCCTGCCTGGTCCTCCTGCCGTTGGCCCTCGCGGTCCTCGTCCGGGCGAAGGTCCCCGGCATCGGCTTCTTCCGCTCCGCCTTCTACACCCCGGTGATCGCCTCCGCCGTGGTCGTCGGGCTGATCTGGCAGTGGGTGCTGCGCAGCGACGGTCTCGTCAACACCGTCTTCCAGCGGTTGCACCTCGTCTCCGAGCCGGTCCCGTTCCTGACGGACTCCTCGATGCTGCTGGTCTCCGCGATGATCGTGACCGTGTGGAAGGGCCTCGGCTACTACATGGTCTTCTACCTGGCGGCCCTCGGGAACGTCTCCGCCACCCTCCACGAGGCCGCCGCGATCGACGGCGCCGGCCCCGTCCGCCGCTTCTTCAGCATCACCGTGCCCCAGGTGAAGCCGATGATGCTGTTGGTCGGCACCCTCTCCGCCATCTCGGCGCTGCGCGTGTTCACCGAGATCTACATACTCGGCGGCGAGAGCGGCGGCCCCGGCGGCGGCGCCCGCACCCTGCCCTTCCTGATCCGGCAGGTCGGCCTCGGCTTCTCCGGCGAGACCGGCTACGCCTGCGCCATCTCCATCCTGCTGTTCCTCCTGACCCTGGGCTTCAGCCTGCTGGGACGTCGCCTGTCGAAGGGGGACGAGCGATGA
- a CDS encoding peptidoglycan recognition protein family protein: MSRRTAMVCTSSGLIATAFGVVDRGGDPGPVRIEAQDAGGAAPPAEPAPEPGRQAWMPDATRKPLSVNFTPGGLREMRGLVLHVQEGENSLHDHFSDPAARASAHFWVSQSGEIEQYVSAHDRAWAQGTGNPSWLSVETSGFASRPLTAQQVDSVARIYAWGMAQHGWPLEPASTPQGRGLGIHRMGGRDWGGHSCPGPLRSAQAGEILSAVRHKSPR, encoded by the coding sequence ATGTCGCGCCGCACCGCAATGGTCTGCACCAGCAGCGGACTTATCGCCACCGCTTTCGGCGTCGTCGACCGCGGCGGGGACCCCGGGCCCGTCCGCATCGAGGCGCAGGACGCGGGCGGGGCAGCGCCGCCCGCCGAACCGGCTCCCGAACCCGGGAGGCAGGCATGGATGCCGGACGCCACCCGCAAGCCCCTGTCCGTGAACTTCACTCCGGGCGGGCTCAGGGAGATGCGGGGGCTGGTCCTGCACGTGCAGGAGGGCGAGAACTCGCTCCACGACCACTTCAGTGACCCTGCGGCCCGGGCCTCCGCGCACTTCTGGGTCTCGCAGTCCGGCGAGATCGAACAGTACGTCTCCGCGCACGACCGGGCCTGGGCGCAGGGCACCGGCAACCCGTCGTGGCTCTCGGTGGAGACCTCGGGGTTCGCGAGCCGGCCGCTCACCGCGCAGCAGGTCGACTCCGTCGCCCGCATCTACGCCTGGGGCATGGCCCAGCACGGCTGGCCCCTCGAACCCGCCTCCACACCACAGGGCCGGGGGTTGGGCATCCACCGCATGGGCGGCCGGGACTGGGGCGGCCACTCCTGCCCGGGCCCGCTGCGCTCCGCCCAGGCGGGAGAGATACTCAGCGCGGTCCGCCACAAGTCCCCCCGTTAG
- a CDS encoding VOC family protein, with translation MILELAVIYTTRLDACRDFYRGIGLGLVRERHGSGPEHYAATLADGGVLELYPATGRPETGYLRLGLAAPPNGAGFLPPGRHTLTDPDGRTVVLTVGETGSGRVPPAPRTGERARPARAPSRASNGGPVPPEGRTGVTYTEIAEHYGMSARYLSENPRWGRHPGWPPAIGKRGRTIEFDPQAIARFFGEHHTREATALEPSRHYTVVEIAEASGLQPDSIRSDISRGRWPAPDEMDGDRKLWRGETVATHLAGRRIYRNKPK, from the coding sequence ATGATCCTCGAACTCGCCGTGATCTACACGACCCGGCTCGACGCCTGCCGCGACTTCTACCGGGGCATCGGGCTCGGCCTCGTGCGCGAGCGGCACGGCAGCGGGCCGGAGCACTACGCGGCGACGCTCGCCGACGGTGGCGTCCTGGAGCTCTACCCAGCCACGGGACGCCCGGAGACCGGGTACCTGCGCCTCGGCCTCGCCGCCCCGCCGAACGGCGCCGGGTTCCTGCCGCCGGGCCGGCACACCCTGACCGACCCGGACGGCCGTACGGTCGTCCTCACCGTCGGAGAGACCGGCTCGGGCCGGGTCCCGCCGGCGCCGCGCACCGGTGAGCGGGCCCGACCGGCCCGGGCCCCCTCCCGCGCGTCGAACGGCGGCCCCGTCCCTCCCGAGGGCCGCACGGGCGTCACGTACACCGAGATAGCCGAGCACTACGGCATGAGCGCCCGCTACCTGTCGGAGAACCCTCGGTGGGGACGGCACCCCGGGTGGCCGCCCGCCATCGGCAAGCGCGGCAGGACCATCGAGTTCGACCCGCAGGCCATCGCCCGGTTCTTCGGCGAGCACCACACCCGGGAAGCCACGGCGCTCGAACCGTCGCGCCACTACACCGTCGTCGAGATCGCCGAGGCGTCCGGCCTGCAGCCCGACAGCATCCGTTCGGACATCAGCCGCGGCCGGTGGCCCGCTCCGGACGAGATGGACGGCGACCGGAAGCTGTGGCGGGGCGAGACGGTCGCCACGCACCTGGCCGGCCGTCGCATCTACCGCAACAAGCCCAAGTGA
- a CDS encoding serine hydrolase domain-containing protein, producing the protein MTFSPAHWQSRLDALRAAHHVPGATLAVFAEGKLHELASGVLHRGTGVEATTDSVFQLGSIAKLYTATLVMQLAAAGELDLDAPVIEVLPEFSVADPEATKTITARQLLSHTSGLTCDFTYDSGRGDDCVAKYVAAARNVVLDCPPGTAVSYSSIGYNVLGRIVEVLTGRSWDQALKERLLAPLSLTHTMTLPEEALAFRTAMGHLPGEGPDPEPAPAWDMMPRSAGPYGRVLATAADVLRLAKLHLDGGSAPDGTQVLGARAVAEMQRWAVDVPDRWTVSADGWGLGWSLYDWNGIPGYGHDGASIGQYGYVRVVPGADLIAVLLTNGGASRFLYADLMRELLRELAGVHMPPAFAPPARPPVVDLVPLVGTYRREGVVISVSVRPGGTAHLSYEFVDGMRDFSPPLEMDLTPLSATVFAASGAGPSFSGDWTPVVFATLVDGTPCCYIGMRCAPKVVAG; encoded by the coding sequence GTGACGTTCTCCCCGGCCCACTGGCAGAGCCGCCTCGACGCGCTGCGCGCCGCCCATCACGTGCCCGGTGCCACCCTCGCGGTCTTCGCCGAGGGAAAGCTCCACGAGCTGGCGAGCGGCGTCCTGCACCGTGGCACCGGGGTGGAGGCGACCACCGACTCGGTGTTCCAGCTCGGATCGATAGCGAAGCTCTACACGGCGACCCTGGTCATGCAGCTCGCCGCCGCGGGCGAACTGGACCTCGACGCGCCCGTGATCGAGGTGCTCCCGGAGTTCTCCGTGGCCGACCCCGAAGCCACCAAGACCATCACCGCCCGCCAACTCCTCAGTCACACAAGTGGTTTGACCTGCGACTTTACCTACGACAGCGGCCGCGGGGACGACTGCGTGGCCAAGTACGTGGCGGCGGCCCGGAACGTGGTGCTGGACTGTCCGCCCGGCACCGCGGTCTCCTACAGCAGCATCGGGTACAACGTCCTCGGCCGCATCGTCGAGGTGCTCACCGGACGCAGCTGGGACCAGGCCCTCAAGGAGCGGCTCCTCGCCCCCTTGAGCCTGACCCACACCATGACCCTGCCCGAGGAGGCGCTGGCCTTCCGCACCGCGATGGGGCACCTTCCGGGCGAGGGGCCGGACCCGGAGCCCGCGCCGGCCTGGGACATGATGCCCCGTTCGGCAGGGCCGTACGGACGCGTCCTGGCCACCGCCGCGGACGTGCTCCGGCTGGCCAAGCTGCACCTCGACGGCGGCTCCGCCCCTGACGGCACGCAGGTCCTCGGCGCCCGGGCCGTCGCGGAGATGCAGCGGTGGGCGGTCGACGTACCCGACAGGTGGACGGTGAGCGCGGACGGATGGGGGCTGGGATGGTCGCTGTACGACTGGAACGGGATCCCGGGATACGGCCACGACGGCGCCTCGATCGGCCAGTACGGCTATGTGCGCGTGGTTCCCGGTGCCGATCTCATCGCCGTCCTGCTCACCAACGGGGGCGCCTCCCGCTTCCTCTACGCCGACCTGATGCGCGAACTGCTCCGCGAGCTCGCCGGGGTCCACATGCCGCCCGCCTTCGCGCCGCCCGCGCGTCCCCCCGTCGTCGACCTGGTCCCGCTGGTCGGCACCTACCGTCGGGAAGGGGTGGTCATCTCCGTCAGCGTGCGGCCCGGGGGGACCGCCCACTTGTCGTACGAGTTCGTCGACGGGATGCGGGACTTCTCGCCACCGCTGGAGATGGACCTGACCCCGCTCAGCGCCACGGTCTTCGCCGCCTCCGGCGCCGGCCCCTCCTTCAGCGGGGACTGGACGCCCGTCGTCTTCGCCACCCTCGTGGACGGCACCCCCTGCTGCTACATCGGCATGCGCTGCGCGCCCAAGGTGGTCGCCGGCTGA